A window from Theropithecus gelada isolate Dixy chromosome 1, Tgel_1.0, whole genome shotgun sequence encodes these proteins:
- the CD1E gene encoding T-cell surface glycoprotein CD1e, membrane-associated isoform X5: MLLLFLLFEGLCCPGENTAVKPEAWLSRGPSPGPGRLQLVCHVSGFYPKPVWVMWMRGEQEQRGTQRGNILPNADETWYLRATLDVAAGEAAGLSCRVKHSSIEGHDLIIHWGGYSIFLILICLTVIVNLVILVVVHSRLTKESPVFPMGANTQDTNNSRHHFCLAQVSWIKNRFLKWKTRLNQLS; the protein is encoded by the exons ATGCTGCTCCTGTTCCTCCTCTTCGAGGGACTCTGCTGTCCCGGGGAAAATACAGCAG TGAAGCCAGAAGCCTGGCTGTCCCGTGGCCCCAGTCCTGGCCCTGGCCGTCTGCAGCTTGTGTGCCATGTTTCAGGATTCTATCCAAAGCCCGTGTGGGTGATGTGGATGCGGGGTGAACAGGAGCAGCGGGGCACTCAGCGAGGGAACATCCTGCCTAATGCTGACGAGACATGGTATCTCCGAGCAACCCTGGATGTGGCGGCTGGGGAGGCAGCTGGCCTGTCCTGTCGGGTGAAACACAGCAGTATAGAGGGCCATGATCTAATCATTCATTGGG GTGGATATTCCATCTTTCTCATCCTGATCTGTTTAACTGTGATAGTTAACCTGGTCATATTGGTTGTAGTTCACTCACGGTTAACAAAAGAGAG CCCTGTGTTTCCCATGGGAGCCAACACCCAGGACACCAATAATTCAAGACATCACTTCTGCTTGGCACAAGTATCGTGGATCAAAAACAGATTCTTGAAGTGGAAGACACGCCTAAACCAACTCTCGTGA
- the CD1E gene encoding T-cell surface glycoprotein CD1e, membrane-associated isoform X1: MEDCMRIMQLHPGCRVSSDHDQEQSEETQAEEHREGLCCPGENTAAPQALQSYRPAAEDPLSFRMLQISSFANHSWAHSEGSGWLGDLQTHGWDTVTGTIRFLKPWSHGNFSKQELQNLQSLFQLYFNGFVRIVQASAGQFQLEYPFEIQILAGCRMNAPQIFLNMAYQGSDFLSFQGISWEPSPGAGIRAQNVCKVLNRYLDIKEILQSLLGHTCPRFLAGLMEAGESELKRKVKPEAWLSRGPSPGPGRLQLVCHVSGFYPKPVWVMWMRGEQEQRGTQRGNILPNADETWYLRATLDVAAGEAAGLSCRVKHSSIEGHDLIIHWGGYSIFLILICLTVIVNLVILVVVHSRLTKESSNKNVLSSRAPSPVFPMGANTQDTNNSRHHFCLAQVSWIKNRFLKWKTRLNQLSTSFMSM, from the exons ATGGAGGATTGCATGCGGATTATGCAGCTACATCCAGGATGCCGAGTGTCTTCTGATCATGATCAagagcagagtgaagagacaCAGGCAGAGGAGCACAGAGAG GGACTCTGCTGTCCCGGGGAAAATACAGCAG CTCCCCAGGCTCTACAATCCTACCGTCCAGCAGCAGAGGACCCCCTGTCCTTCCGCATGCTCCAAATTTCCTCCTTTGCCAACCACAGCTGGGCACACAGTGAGGGCTCAGGATGGCTGGGTGACCTGCAGACTCATGGCTGGGACACTGTCACGGGCACCATCCGCTTTCTGAAGCCCTGGTCCCATGGAAACTTCAGCAAGCAGGAGCTGCAAAACTTACAGTCACTGTTCCAGTTATACTTCAATGGTTTTGTCCGGATAGTGCAAGCTTCTGCTGGTCAATTTCAGCTTGAAT ACCCCTTCGAGATCCAGATATTAGCTGGCTGTAGAATGAATGCCCCACAAATCTTCTTAAATATGGCATATCAAGGATCAGATTTCCTGAGTTTCCAAGGAATTTCCTGGGAGCCATCTCCAGGAGCAGGGATCCGGGCCCAGAACGTCTGTAAAGTGCTCAATCGCTACCTGGATATTAAGGAAATACTGCAAAGCCTTCTTGGTCACACCTGTCCTCGATTTCTTGCGGGGCTCATGGAAGCAGGGGAGTCAGAACTGAAACGAAAAG TGAAGCCAGAAGCCTGGCTGTCCCGTGGCCCCAGTCCTGGCCCTGGCCGTCTGCAGCTTGTGTGCCATGTTTCAGGATTCTATCCAAAGCCCGTGTGGGTGATGTGGATGCGGGGTGAACAGGAGCAGCGGGGCACTCAGCGAGGGAACATCCTGCCTAATGCTGACGAGACATGGTATCTCCGAGCAACCCTGGATGTGGCGGCTGGGGAGGCAGCTGGCCTGTCCTGTCGGGTGAAACACAGCAGTATAGAGGGCCATGATCTAATCATTCATTGGG GTGGATATTCCATCTTTCTCATCCTGATCTGTTTAACTGTGATAGTTAACCTGGTCATATTGGTTGTAGTTCACTCACGGTTAACAAAAGAGAG TTCAAATAAGAATGTTCTTTCTTCCCGTGCACCCAGCCCTGTGTTTCCCATGGGAGCCAACACCCAGGACACCAATAATTCAAGACATCACTTCTGCTTGGCACAAGTATCGTGGATCAAAAACAGATTCTTGAAGTGGAAGACACGCCTAAACCAACTCTC GACCAGTTTCATGAGCATGTGA
- the CD1E gene encoding T-cell surface glycoprotein CD1e, membrane-associated isoform X6: MLLLFLLFEGLCCPGENTAVKPEAWLSRGPSPGPGRLQLVCHVSGFYPKPVWVMWMRGGYSIFLILICLTVIVNLVILVVVHSRLTKESPVFPMGANTQDTNNSRHHFCLAQVSWIKNRFLKWKTRLNQLS, encoded by the exons ATGCTGCTCCTGTTCCTCCTCTTCGAGGGACTCTGCTGTCCCGGGGAAAATACAGCAG TGAAGCCAGAAGCCTGGCTGTCCCGTGGCCCCAGTCCTGGCCCTGGCCGTCTGCAGCTTGTGTGCCATGTTTCAGGATTCTATCCAAAGCCCGTGTGGGTGATGTGGATGCGGG GTGGATATTCCATCTTTCTCATCCTGATCTGTTTAACTGTGATAGTTAACCTGGTCATATTGGTTGTAGTTCACTCACGGTTAACAAAAGAGAG CCCTGTGTTTCCCATGGGAGCCAACACCCAGGACACCAATAATTCAAGACATCACTTCTGCTTGGCACAAGTATCGTGGATCAAAAACAGATTCTTGAAGTGGAAGACACGCCTAAACCAACTCTCGTGA
- the CD1E gene encoding T-cell surface glycoprotein CD1e, membrane-associated isoform X7, whose product MLLLFLLFEGLCCPGENTAVKPEAWLSRGPSPGPGRLQLVCHVSGFYPKPVWVMWMRGEQEQRGTQRGNILPNADETWWIFHLSHPDLFNCDS is encoded by the exons ATGCTGCTCCTGTTCCTCCTCTTCGAGGGACTCTGCTGTCCCGGGGAAAATACAGCAG TGAAGCCAGAAGCCTGGCTGTCCCGTGGCCCCAGTCCTGGCCCTGGCCGTCTGCAGCTTGTGTGCCATGTTTCAGGATTCTATCCAAAGCCCGTGTGGGTGATGTGGATGCGGGGTGAACAGGAGCAGCGGGGCACTCAGCGAGGGAACATCCTGCCTAATGCTGACGAGACATG GTGGATATTCCATCTTTCTCATCCTGATCTGTTTAACTGTGATAGTTAA
- the CD1E gene encoding T-cell surface glycoprotein CD1e, membrane-associated isoform X3 translates to MLLLFLLFEGLCCPGENTAAPQALQSYRPAAEDPLSFRMLQISSFANHSWAHSEGSGWLGDLQTHGWDTVTGTIRFLKPWSHGNFSKQELQNLQSLFQLYFNGFVRIVQASAGQFQLELKPEAWLSRGPSPGPGRLQLVCHVSGFYPKPVWVMWMRGEQEQRGTQRGNILPNADETWYLRATLDVAAGEAAGLSCRVKHSSIEGHDLIIHWGGYSIFLILICLTVIVNLVILVVVHSRLTKESPVFPMGANTQDTNNSRHHFCLAQVSWIKNRFLKWKTRLNQLS, encoded by the exons ATGCTGCTCCTGTTCCTCCTCTTCGAGGGACTCTGCTGTCCCGGGGAAAATACAGCAG CTCCCCAGGCTCTACAATCCTACCGTCCAGCAGCAGAGGACCCCCTGTCCTTCCGCATGCTCCAAATTTCCTCCTTTGCCAACCACAGCTGGGCACACAGTGAGGGCTCAGGATGGCTGGGTGACCTGCAGACTCATGGCTGGGACACTGTCACGGGCACCATCCGCTTTCTGAAGCCCTGGTCCCATGGAAACTTCAGCAAGCAGGAGCTGCAAAACTTACAGTCACTGTTCCAGTTATACTTCAATGGTTTTGTCCGGATAGTGCAAGCTTCTGCTGGTCAATTTCAGCTTGAAT TGAAGCCAGAAGCCTGGCTGTCCCGTGGCCCCAGTCCTGGCCCTGGCCGTCTGCAGCTTGTGTGCCATGTTTCAGGATTCTATCCAAAGCCCGTGTGGGTGATGTGGATGCGGGGTGAACAGGAGCAGCGGGGCACTCAGCGAGGGAACATCCTGCCTAATGCTGACGAGACATGGTATCTCCGAGCAACCCTGGATGTGGCGGCTGGGGAGGCAGCTGGCCTGTCCTGTCGGGTGAAACACAGCAGTATAGAGGGCCATGATCTAATCATTCATTGGG GTGGATATTCCATCTTTCTCATCCTGATCTGTTTAACTGTGATAGTTAACCTGGTCATATTGGTTGTAGTTCACTCACGGTTAACAAAAGAGAG CCCTGTGTTTCCCATGGGAGCCAACACCCAGGACACCAATAATTCAAGACATCACTTCTGCTTGGCACAAGTATCGTGGATCAAAAACAGATTCTTGAAGTGGAAGACACGCCTAAACCAACTCTCGTGA
- the CD1E gene encoding T-cell surface glycoprotein CD1e, membrane-associated isoform X4 has product MLLLFLLFEGLCCPGENTAAPQALQSYRPAAEDPLSFRMLQISSFANHSWAHSEGSGWLGDLQTHGWDTVTGTIRFLKPWSHGNFSKQELQNLQSLFQLYFNGFVRIVQASAGQFQLELKPEAWLSRGPSPGPGRLQLVCHVSGFYPKPVWVMWMRGGYSIFLILICLTVIVNLVILVVVHSRLTKESPVFPMGANTQDTNNSRHHFCLAQVSWIKNRFLKWKTRLNQLS; this is encoded by the exons ATGCTGCTCCTGTTCCTCCTCTTCGAGGGACTCTGCTGTCCCGGGGAAAATACAGCAG CTCCCCAGGCTCTACAATCCTACCGTCCAGCAGCAGAGGACCCCCTGTCCTTCCGCATGCTCCAAATTTCCTCCTTTGCCAACCACAGCTGGGCACACAGTGAGGGCTCAGGATGGCTGGGTGACCTGCAGACTCATGGCTGGGACACTGTCACGGGCACCATCCGCTTTCTGAAGCCCTGGTCCCATGGAAACTTCAGCAAGCAGGAGCTGCAAAACTTACAGTCACTGTTCCAGTTATACTTCAATGGTTTTGTCCGGATAGTGCAAGCTTCTGCTGGTCAATTTCAGCTTGAAT TGAAGCCAGAAGCCTGGCTGTCCCGTGGCCCCAGTCCTGGCCCTGGCCGTCTGCAGCTTGTGTGCCATGTTTCAGGATTCTATCCAAAGCCCGTGTGGGTGATGTGGATGCGGG GTGGATATTCCATCTTTCTCATCCTGATCTGTTTAACTGTGATAGTTAACCTGGTCATATTGGTTGTAGTTCACTCACGGTTAACAAAAGAGAG CCCTGTGTTTCCCATGGGAGCCAACACCCAGGACACCAATAATTCAAGACATCACTTCTGCTTGGCACAAGTATCGTGGATCAAAAACAGATTCTTGAAGTGGAAGACACGCCTAAACCAACTCTCGTGA
- the CD1B gene encoding T-cell surface glycoprotein CD1b translates to MLLLPFQLLAVLFPGGDSERAFQGPTSFHVIQTSSFTNSTWAQTQGSGWLDDLQIHGWDSDSGTAILLKPWSKGNFSDKEFAELEEIFRVYIFGFAQEVQDFAGDFQMKYPFEIQGIAGCELHSGGAIVSFLRGALGGLDFLSVKNASCVPSPEGGSRAQKVCALIMQYQGIMEIVRILLYETCPRYLLGVLNAGKADLQRQVKPEAWLSSGPSPGPGRLQLVCHVSGFYPKPVWVMWMQDEQEQRGTQLGDILPNANWTWYLRATLDVAAGEAAGLSCRVKHSSLEGQDIVLYWRNPTSTGSIVLAIMVPSLLLLLCLALWYMRRRSYQNIP, encoded by the exons ATGCTGCTGCTGCCATTTCAACTGTTAGCTGTTCTCTTTCCCGGTGGTGACAGTGAACGAG CCTTCCAGGGGCCGACCTCCTTTCATGTCATCCAGACCTCGTCCTTTACCAACAGTACCTGGGCACAAACTCAAGGCTCAGGCTGGTTGGATGATTTGCAGATTCACGGCTGGGATAGTGACTCAGGCACTGCCATACTCCTGAAGCCTTGGTCTAAAGGTAACTTTAGTGATAAGGAGTTTGCCGAGTTAGAGGAGATATTCCGAGTCTACATCTTTGGATTCGCTCAAGAAGTACAAGACTTTGCCGGTGATTTCCAGATGAAAT ACCCCTTTGAGATCCAGGGCATAGCAGGCTGTGAGCTACATTCTGGAGGTGCCATAGTAAGCTTCCTGAGGGGAGCTCTAGGAGGACTGGATTTCCTAAGTGTCAAGAATGCTTCATGTGTGCCTTCCCCAGAAGGTGGCAGCAGGGCACAGAAGGTCTGTGCACTAATCATGCAATATCAAGGTATCATGGAAATTGTGAGAATTCTCCTCTATGAAACCTGCCCCCGATATCTCCTGGGCGTCCTCAATGCAGGAAAAGCAGATCTGCAAAGACAAG TGAAGCCTGAGGCCTGGCTGTCCAGTGGCCCCAGTCCTGGACCTGGCCGTCTGCAGCTTGTGTGCCATGTCTCAGGATTCTACCCAAAGCCTGTGTGGGTGATGTGGATGCAGGATGAGCAGGAGCAGCGGGGCACTCAGCTAGGGGACATCCTGCCCAATGCTAACTGGACATGGTATCTCCGAGCAACCCTGGATGTGGCAGCTGGGGAGGCAGCTGGCCTATCCTGTCGAGTGAAGCACAGCAGTTTAGAGGGCCAGGACATCGTCCTCTACTGGA gaaaccccacctccactggCTCGATTGTTTTGGCAATAATGGTGCCTTCCTTGCTCCTTTTGCTATGCCTTGCATTGTGGTATATGAGGCGCCG
- the CD1E gene encoding T-cell surface glycoprotein CD1e, membrane-associated isoform X2, translating into MTFRLVPGREFLPSVSVFVSDFGERKLAPEEKHTCKLPNYLSSLSSFFSFGITFPIPLHSLYLSFPSLSAPQALQSYRPAAEDPLSFRMLQISSFANHSWAHSEGSGWLGDLQTHGWDTVTGTIRFLKPWSHGNFSKQELQNLQSLFQLYFNGFVRIVQASAGQFQLEYPFEIQILAGCRMNAPQIFLNMAYQGSDFLSFQGISWEPSPGAGIRAQNVCKVLNRYLDIKEILQSLLGHTCPRFLAGLMEAGESELKRKVKPEAWLSRGPSPGPGRLQLVCHVSGFYPKPVWVMWMRGGYSIFLILICLTVIVNLVILVVVHSRLTKESPVFPMGANTQDTNNSRHHFCLAQVSWIKNRFLKWKTRLNQLS; encoded by the exons ATGACTTTCAGGCTAGTTCCAGGCAGAGAATTCTTGCCCTCAGTCTCAGTTTTTGTCTCTGATTTTGGGGAAAGGAAGCTGGCCCCAGAGGAAAAGCATACGTGCAAATTGCCTAACTATCTCTCATCTCtaagttcctttttttcctttggcatcACTTTTCCCATTCCTTTACATTCTCTCTACTTGTCATTTCCCTCTCTCTCAGCTCCCCAGGCTCTACAATCCTACCGTCCAGCAGCAGAGGACCCCCTGTCCTTCCGCATGCTCCAAATTTCCTCCTTTGCCAACCACAGCTGGGCACACAGTGAGGGCTCAGGATGGCTGGGTGACCTGCAGACTCATGGCTGGGACACTGTCACGGGCACCATCCGCTTTCTGAAGCCCTGGTCCCATGGAAACTTCAGCAAGCAGGAGCTGCAAAACTTACAGTCACTGTTCCAGTTATACTTCAATGGTTTTGTCCGGATAGTGCAAGCTTCTGCTGGTCAATTTCAGCTTGAAT ACCCCTTCGAGATCCAGATATTAGCTGGCTGTAGAATGAATGCCCCACAAATCTTCTTAAATATGGCATATCAAGGATCAGATTTCCTGAGTTTCCAAGGAATTTCCTGGGAGCCATCTCCAGGAGCAGGGATCCGGGCCCAGAACGTCTGTAAAGTGCTCAATCGCTACCTGGATATTAAGGAAATACTGCAAAGCCTTCTTGGTCACACCTGTCCTCGATTTCTTGCGGGGCTCATGGAAGCAGGGGAGTCAGAACTGAAACGAAAAG TGAAGCCAGAAGCCTGGCTGTCCCGTGGCCCCAGTCCTGGCCCTGGCCGTCTGCAGCTTGTGTGCCATGTTTCAGGATTCTATCCAAAGCCCGTGTGGGTGATGTGGATGCGGG GTGGATATTCCATCTTTCTCATCCTGATCTGTTTAACTGTGATAGTTAACCTGGTCATATTGGTTGTAGTTCACTCACGGTTAACAAAAGAGAG CCCTGTGTTTCCCATGGGAGCCAACACCCAGGACACCAATAATTCAAGACATCACTTCTGCTTGGCACAAGTATCGTGGATCAAAAACAGATTCTTGAAGTGGAAGACACGCCTAAACCAACTCTCGTGA